TTATAGCCTCGCGGTGGGGAATACCCTCTCCTTCACTCATGATCCTTTGCGCCTTTTCTTCTGTGGCGACAATTTTATTACCGCGCTGCTGAGTGCTGCCTTTTGTCAAAGCGTATGCCCGGCGCGCAGAAGTGACAGGGGGACTTTGCTTTACTCTGGCACTAATTGCCGATCCGATGTAAGCGCCTATTGTCCCTGGTAGTTCATCTTTTTTCTTATTTGTTGTGACATGAGGTGGTGCAGCAACAGCCGAGACAATTGTAGGCTCTGGTGCTGCGGGGGTCTCGTTGACACCGGAGGCTTCAGGAGGCACAAAAGAATTTTGCGATATACCAGAGGGTGTTTTTGCAATAGGAATGGATTTTTCGGGATTTATATCCTCTACATGCGCTGTGGTGGTAATCGGTGATTCTGACTTATCCATAAAAGATGCCAAACCAGAAGTGAGAGGGGAAGAGGGGGAAGAGCTTGTCTTTACATTCATTTCTGTGTTTGCGACTGATGATATGTCTGGTGTCGATTTTATGGTGCTTGCTTTTTCAGCGGTCTGGCCAGCAAATCCGGACTTTATATCACTCACTCGTTGCGAGTTTTCCCTTGCTCCTGCTACCGCGCCAGCTGCAACGCCACCTAATGTACCCATAACGCCTCCAGTTTTGCTCACAACCGATTTAGCAGAACCAATAATGCCTTGTGCTTTAATTGCTTCCAGAGCGCCCCTGCCGCCCATCACGGCCATTGCCCCGGTCATGATACCGCCAGCAGCTTTTAAACCATAGACAGTTTTCAGCGCGCCATTAATACCTGCATCGACACCAAGAATCTGCTCAAAGAGATTCGGCCCATCAATAACTGACCAGGCAAGTGCAACCATGAGGATTAAGCGCAGTATCGGATTTGTGACGTTTGAAATATAAGTCATGCCAATGATGAAGACCTGTAGCATAAAAAATACCGCGATTAATGTTACAAAAGTTGCGACAAGCATTTGAATACATTTTTTTAATCGTTGCGCCGTCATTACATCCAGCAGCGCGACAATTTGCGTCATAACTTGATGAATGGCCAACTCATATAAAAGACGAGCTATTTTGATACTACTCAGTATCAATGCGGTGCCGGTCACTAAAAGAGTAGAAAAAATATTTAACCAATCGAATTTCCAGCGATAATAATAACCAGATAGAATAGGAGCATCAACAAATCCGATTTTTCCGGAACTCAATTCCTTCAGCTCTTGTTTCCCATTCTTTTCAACGATTTTGTTGCTCCACACTTCAGGCTTTTTCATATTTTCGGGATCGACAAGCTCCGTAGCGTCAATCTCAGAAATCTTGTCTGGATTACCAGATAAGAGAAAATTGTTTTTGTATTTCAAAGTGGTACTTTTAAATCCTTCCGTTTCATATCGGGTCACATCTGTGATATTATCGATTAAAATCCGATCTGACATTTTTTGGAGAGATCCATTTGCATCACTATTGATGTACGCAATTGCCTGTGTCGAAAAATTATAAGCTTCAGAAAGTAACGTGGGAATTGCGATAGCTACTACAACCCCTATAATCAAATTGGAAATAATCGTTGTCACTTGCTGTGGCTTTATCATGTTCATGATGCCTATAAAAAGAATGAGTAGAACAATAAGCGCCAGAGCAATCAATATGATCTTACTTTGTAAAGCTTGAATTTGTTCGCTGGTGAAGAATCCTCCTAAAGCATTATTGATGTTGTATACAACGTCTTCCAGTCCTTTCACCAGCCAGTGTAGGCCTTTGACCATACCCCAAGCAATTTTCCTCATTGTGTTTGATACAGGATCGTTAATATCAAAGTGAAATTGATTCAGGATAGCTATTGTGGCTTTTGTACCTGCAAAAACTTTGATACTGAAAAAAGTAAAAAGGATAGTGGTTAGTCCAGTAACCATTACCCTTTTATGTTTCATATTCAATTTTTTCACTCCTTCCGTAAGATGGCTCAGGGGAAAGAACGTTGTAAATATCGTCGTAGGTCTGCTGATTAATTTGTTCTGTATCCAATAGCTCCTGAAGATACAAGTCGAACGAAGAAAGGGTCATGCCCATATCAACATCAATATCACAGTTGGACAAGAAATTCAAAATGATGGCCCTTTGCATATCAGATAGGATTGCATATAGCGGCTGATCCACCGGACTTTCCTCTAACTCCTGAGCAGATGGTAGGGAAGGAGAATACATTATTTCTGTCAAAAGAAGGTCTTTATGGATGCAACTGTCTGACAGATTTAATGTTTCAAATGACTTCTGCGTATCAAATACATTGGCCAGATATTCATAGCGATATTTCATGATCGTTTCGTTGTGGTTGAAAATGGGGTTAGGCCGAATTTTGTTGTGCTTTAAATCCTCACGTTTTGTAACACGCACCACAACATTTTCACCCGGGATAAACTCCATCAGTTCATTAGAATTCAGCAGCGGCTGAGAATCTATATGCTCAGTCATATTCTTATCTAAAGATAGGCTGGTGTTGGCAGAACCACTTCGTGAAGTTACCGTAATGGTTTTATTACCTACCAATCGGGAATAGCGCTCTGCGGTATCCTGTTCAATGGTAAGAAGGTAAATCTGATTACCACAATTTCCGATAATCGTTTTACCGTCCTGCTCTCCGTAAAGCTTATAAATTTGGGAATAAGCCTGAACGATTAGATCAAATCGAATGTTACGGCCAAGACAAACAGTAACAATATGGGACATATCTGGTATTGGCGTGATGTTACCGAATTCATCTAAAAGAAAAATGACCTCTCTAAAGCATTTCCCACCATCAGACAGGGAACTTGTTTTAGATAAAATGTAATATAGTTGGCTGATAAACATGGTAACAAGAAAGTGGTTTGAGGTATCGTAATCCGGCATTACCAGAAACACGGCAGTAGGATAATCTTGATTGAAACCCACATCAATCAGATTAACAGTGTTTTTTGCTGTCATCTTGGCGATGTTATCCATCGTGAATTTAATCAGGATTGCAAGGGTATTGGCGTAAATATTTCCTTTTGTTTTTCCTGTTGCGGACGCTACGGAAGCATACTGTATCCGAGCAATATCATTCAAGTCGCGTGCAGAAAAAAATCTGTCCAGTTGGCTTTTCTGATCCTCTCCTTCTTCACCTTCACCCGGTTCGCCCAAATCAACCAGAAGGCGTGTGACAGAGTACAAGTTGATTTTGTCGTACCATGCTTCTTTTTCTTTTTTATCTGTGTATTGCTCTGCTGTTTCGCAACAGTCTATGGTTACTGCCAAAATAAGCGCGTTAGTTAATGCCATGCTCCAGTTATTCCAAGTTTTGTCTTTCGCGGTTGGATCATTAAACATAATGTTAGATAGGGTATTAGCTAACAGCTGCGCTTCTGCTTTATCGCCGCGAAGATAAGCCTCTTTGATCAACTGAAGGGGATTATATGACAGGCCCATAAAATGGAGCAAATCGAAAATAAGGACATTATATCCTCGTTTTTCCAACTCTTCTTTAGATGCAGCTGCAAGTTCTCCCTTTGGGTCAGCTACTATTAAGCTGGCTTTGTCTTTCATAAGTTTCGCCCGGCTATAAATATCAATGGCCGGAACAACAAAAAGCTCACCTTTACCGCTTCGAGTTGTACCAATAATCAGGTTATTAACCGGGGAGTCATCAATGAAAATTTTATTTTTATATCGTGAGATAGGGAAGCCACCTTTCCCTTCATATTCAATCTTGCTTTCCGGCACACTTCGATATTCCTGTTTCAACTCGTAGACGGTTGTAAATCTTCGGCTTCCCTTTTGGTTATCTTCAGACAAGGGAGAAAAATTGACTAACATCAAATACCCAAGTCTGACGGAAAAAGCGACAGAGAATATACCTCCTACGAGATAAACCCAAATCATTTCTGATCGGAATGAAAAAGGATTGGGGAAGAGGAAGGGGCTGCTTCCATTCATCTTTCCAGACTTTAATGCTGAAATAATAAAATGCCAGTAGTCTGTTATTGTGCCTGCAAGAAAATTGATTGTTACCATCAGAAAACAAGAGGCAAATATAGAAACGCATACGACGACTTTAGGATTGGATAAAATACGCTGTATCTTCAGACGCAAGTTTTCAGATTGATTCATATTTTCACCACCTATAAAAGGGAAGTCGGACATTTTGTCCGACTTCCCTTTTTCTCCTGTACTGTATTTAGAATGCAATGAGTCCATCGATAAAGGTTTTAATAACTGTACAACCGGCAACCAAAACCATACCCACGATAACGCACACCACTCTATTTTTACTCATTTCTACCGCTTGCCGCCCTCCAGTCATAAACTGGACAGCAGCGATTAAAAGAAAAATTCCTGCCAGTAATCCACCGATAACCTGCCCAGCAGTTGTAAAGTTGCTGATGGTTTCGGATAATCCAGCGGGCAGGTTTACTGCTAAAACCATTGGAATCATCATATGTTACTCTCCTTCAATTTTGGATTATGTCAGGCTTTTTCTGCCAGCGCCGCCAAAACGGTTTCAGAATTTTCAGCCAGGCATTCAAGATGTCGCTGGTAAAGCCATTCATCATAGTTGATACCCTTTTTCTTTAGGATAGCTTCAACCAGACTCTTAATTTCTTTTGTCTTTTTATCTGCCATTATCTCTCCACCTCCTGGGCGATTTTTTTCTTAGGGTTTTTGGGGCAGTTTTTTTGGCAAAGATGCTCATTTGGATCTTTTCCATTGATCTTCAGGCAGCTGATTTTTATTTCTGGAAACTCTTTTTTCAGAGTTTGGAATATTTTTCGGCTTGCTTTTTGACCAGCCTCGTCATTATCGTAGGCTAATATTACATCTTTGATATGAGGGTTTGTTCTCAGCCGATAGTACAGAGCTTCGTATTTGTTGGTGCTACATGTAGCCATGTAGTTAGAATCTTTTATGTTATGACCTTGCTGCTTTCTAAGGCAGATAATAGACAAAGCATCAATAGGAGCTTCCGAAACATAAAGTCGGGACGCATTATGATCTACCATAAAACCAATTCCCTGACGGCTACCTGCAACATCGCCTTTCCAATGTGAATTTGTTAGTGTTGTATGCATTGCAGCATACGCCACTTGGCCTTCTGCATCTTTGCCCACGAAAACGACGTTATGCTTATTGTCTTCGTATATTAGACCGTCCTTCATGCAGCTCTGTACGACTTCT
Above is a window of Faecalispora anaeroviscerum DNA encoding:
- a CDS encoding VirD4-like conjugal transfer protein, CD1115 family, whose amino-acid sequence is MNQSENLRLKIQRILSNPKVVVCVSIFASCFLMVTINFLAGTITDYWHFIISALKSGKMNGSSPFLFPNPFSFRSEMIWVYLVGGIFSVAFSVRLGYLMLVNFSPLSEDNQKGSRRFTTVYELKQEYRSVPESKIEYEGKGGFPISRYKNKIFIDDSPVNNLIIGTTRSGKGELFVVPAIDIYSRAKLMKDKASLIVADPKGELAAASKEELEKRGYNVLIFDLLHFMGLSYNPLQLIKEAYLRGDKAEAQLLANTLSNIMFNDPTAKDKTWNNWSMALTNALILAVTIDCCETAEQYTDKKEKEAWYDKINLYSVTRLLVDLGEPGEGEEGEDQKSQLDRFFSARDLNDIARIQYASVASATGKTKGNIYANTLAILIKFTMDNIAKMTAKNTVNLIDVGFNQDYPTAVFLVMPDYDTSNHFLVTMFISQLYYILSKTSSLSDGGKCFREVIFLLDEFGNITPIPDMSHIVTVCLGRNIRFDLIVQAYSQIYKLYGEQDGKTIIGNCGNQIYLLTIEQDTAERYSRLVGNKTITVTSRSGSANTSLSLDKNMTEHIDSQPLLNSNELMEFIPGENVVVRVTKREDLKHNKIRPNPIFNHNETIMKYRYEYLANVFDTQKSFETLNLSDSCIHKDLLLTEIMYSPSLPSAQELEESPVDQPLYAILSDMQRAIILNFLSNCDIDVDMGMTLSSFDLYLQELLDTEQINQQTYDDIYNVLSPEPSYGRSEKIEYET
- a CDS encoding pLS20_p028 family conjugation system transmembrane protein, producing MKHKRVMVTGLTTILFTFFSIKVFAGTKATIAILNQFHFDINDPVSNTMRKIAWGMVKGLHWLVKGLEDVVYNINNALGGFFTSEQIQALQSKIILIALALIVLLILFIGIMNMIKPQQVTTIISNLIIGVVVAIAIPTLLSEAYNFSTQAIAYINSDANGSLQKMSDRILIDNITDVTRYETEGFKSTTLKYKNNFLLSGNPDKISEIDATELVDPENMKKPEVWSNKIVEKNGKQELKELSSGKIGFVDAPILSGYYYRWKFDWLNIFSTLLVTGTALILSSIKIARLLYELAIHQVMTQIVALLDVMTAQRLKKCIQMLVATFVTLIAVFFMLQVFIIGMTYISNVTNPILRLILMVALAWSVIDGPNLFEQILGVDAGINGALKTVYGLKAAGGIMTGAMAVMGGRGALEAIKAQGIIGSAKSVVSKTGGVMGTLGGVAAGAVAGARENSQRVSDIKSGFAGQTAEKASTIKSTPDISSVANTEMNVKTSSSPSSPLTSGLASFMDKSESPITTTAHVEDINPEKSIPIAKTPSGISQNSFVPPEASGVNETPAAPEPTIVSAVAAPPHVTTNKKKDELPGTIGAYIGSAISARVKQSPPVTSARRAYALTKGSTQQRGNKIVATEEKAQRIMSEGEGIPHREAIKQAKREMREEKKDAGEGIPWVQQEQDAERSQQLHKESENKK